One Brevibacillus choshinensis genomic window carries:
- a CDS encoding prepilin peptidase, with translation MAIAWILILLCVIVSWSDVGKRRIPNRALLAGLLVIAGSAIESWTMEEWMAHLSFGVAIILAFGCVAWLWPDHLGMGDAKLLGVLGFTLGLRPFVWVLTAACFLILLFSLWLLTLKRMNGKSSLPFAPFATLGLICYQISVWLSAS, from the coding sequence GTGGCCATTGCATGGATCCTAATCCTTCTTTGTGTGATCGTATCGTGGTCGGATGTCGGAAAAAGACGGATTCCCAACCGCGCTCTCCTGGCGGGGCTGCTCGTTATTGCGGGGAGTGCAATCGAGAGCTGGACCATGGAAGAATGGATGGCTCACCTCTCATTCGGGGTGGCGATCATACTCGCCTTTGGCTGTGTTGCCTGGCTTTGGCCCGATCACCTCGGAATGGGGGATGCCAAGCTGCTTGGCGTGCTTGGCTTTACTTTAGGCCTGCGCCCATTCGTATGGGTATTGACAGCCGCTTGCTTCCTCATCCTGCTTTTCTCCCTATGGTTGCTGACGCTCAAACGGATGAATGGAAAGTCCTCTCTGCCTTTTGCCCCGTTTGCGACCCTCGGGCTGATCTGCTATCAAATTTCTGTTTGGTTGAGTGCGAGCTGA
- a CDS encoding bifunctional folylpolyglutamate synthase/dihydrofolate synthase, with protein MHAEEQFTQYKQALDWLHGLLRFGQRPGLERMQWVLEELGNPERQVPFIHVAGTNGKGSTCAFLTQMLMEAGYSVGTFTSPYLLDFRERIRYNGSMIPEEDLLQLANEVRVLVERCEKETEFGSPTEFEVITLIAILYFTRVARPAVVVWETGLGGRLDSTNVVVPLVSVITNIGLDHMNVLGDSLVDIAKEKAGIIKPGVPVVTAERRPEVLAVFQEKANETRSTLYHSGTHFSGDQVEEQLGEQQFIYRSILRRHEGSYRLTMNGIHQTDNASLALMTLDVLRNYFAFMLEEEEMFRGLQQTRWPGRLEIVSPRPLVILDGAHNQEGMEALASSLDRLMPEGARLHLLFSGLADKPLSKMAESLKPLQSRMDSLHLATFDFPRAAEAKALEEAFYEGGWEEGKLETVPDWRAFLLSWMREKQSAKADDWLVVCGSLYFIAQVRAFFPTTVEEAGE; from the coding sequence ATGCATGCAGAAGAACAATTTACCCAATACAAGCAAGCGCTTGACTGGCTGCATGGACTTCTCCGCTTCGGTCAACGGCCGGGGCTGGAGAGGATGCAGTGGGTACTTGAGGAACTAGGAAATCCGGAGCGGCAAGTGCCTTTTATCCATGTGGCTGGGACCAACGGAAAGGGCTCTACCTGCGCGTTTTTGACGCAGATGCTCATGGAAGCAGGGTATAGTGTAGGCACATTTACCTCTCCATACCTGCTCGATTTCCGGGAGCGCATCCGGTACAACGGCAGCATGATTCCTGAGGAAGACCTGCTGCAGCTCGCGAATGAAGTGCGAGTGCTCGTAGAACGGTGTGAAAAAGAAACAGAATTCGGTTCCCCGACCGAGTTTGAAGTCATTACGCTCATCGCCATTCTATACTTCACGAGAGTGGCGCGGCCGGCTGTCGTCGTTTGGGAAACGGGCTTGGGAGGGCGCCTGGATTCTACCAACGTCGTCGTTCCCCTCGTCTCTGTCATTACGAACATTGGTCTGGATCATATGAATGTGCTGGGAGACAGCCTCGTCGATATTGCCAAGGAAAAAGCGGGGATCATCAAGCCAGGAGTGCCGGTTGTGACAGCTGAACGCCGTCCAGAGGTGCTTGCCGTTTTTCAAGAAAAAGCCAATGAAACGAGAAGCACGCTGTATCATAGCGGTACTCACTTTTCCGGGGACCAAGTGGAGGAGCAGCTGGGGGAACAGCAGTTTATCTACCGCAGCATACTCCGCCGCCACGAAGGAAGCTACCGCTTGACCATGAACGGGATTCATCAAACGGACAATGCATCCCTTGCACTTATGACCTTGGATGTCCTGCGAAATTACTTTGCCTTCATGCTGGAGGAAGAAGAAATGTTTCGCGGTTTGCAACAAACGCGTTGGCCTGGTCGTCTAGAGATAGTCTCCCCAAGACCTTTGGTCATCTTGGATGGAGCACACAACCAGGAAGGAATGGAGGCGCTCGCAAGCAGCCTGGATCGGCTGATGCCTGAGGGTGCCCGTTTGCATCTGCTGTTTTCCGGCTTGGCGGATAAGCCGCTCTCCAAAATGGCGGAATCGCTGAAGCCGTTACAGTCGCGGATGGACTCTCTGCATCTGGCAACGTTTGACTTTCCCCGTGCAGCTGAAGCAAAAGCCTTGGAAGAGGCGTTTTACGAAGGCGGATGGGAAGAGGGTAAACTGGAGACCGTCCCTGACTGGCGAGCATTTCTCCTTTCTTGGATGCGTGAGAAGCAATCGGCGAAGGCGGATGACTGGCTAGTCGTCTGTGGATCGCTCTACTTCATCGCCCAAGTGCGCGCATTCTTTCCAACTACAGTAGAAGAGGCAGGTGAATAG
- a CDS encoding STAS domain-containing protein, giving the protein MDYRATETNGQATLFFAGELDMAVGDRVGELLQQYGGRNESVTVDFQGVSFVDSSGIGSLFFTTKELLALGKQVEIVNVREEILDILSVLGFTEALGISVGKAVETGFDAKPTDCI; this is encoded by the coding sequence ATGGACTATCGGGCGACAGAAACAAATGGGCAAGCCACGCTATTTTTTGCCGGGGAACTGGATATGGCTGTGGGAGACCGGGTAGGGGAGTTGCTCCAGCAATATGGAGGACGCAACGAATCCGTTACTGTCGATTTCCAGGGCGTCTCTTTTGTTGACTCATCGGGGATAGGCAGCCTGTTTTTTACGACGAAAGAACTGCTGGCACTAGGCAAGCAAGTAGAAATTGTGAATGTGCGAGAAGAGATCTTGGATATCTTGAGTGTGCTCGGCTTTACGGAGGCTTTGGGAATCTCCGTGGGGAAAGCCGTTGAAACTGGGTTTGACGCGAAACCGACTGATTGTATATAA
- a CDS encoding DUF4321 domain-containing protein, whose translation MGKETLILLLLLICGLLCGSIIGEILGPWVPFLTKSKVITWSPAADLEILKYDLNFQVKLNLASVGGLALAFWIHRRMK comes from the coding sequence ATGGGGAAAGAAACGCTTATACTTTTGCTTCTTTTGATTTGCGGACTATTGTGTGGCAGCATTATCGGGGAGATTTTGGGTCCCTGGGTCCCTTTTCTCACAAAGAGCAAAGTGATAACATGGTCACCTGCGGCAGATTTAGAAATTTTGAAGTACGACCTGAACTTTCAGGTAAAACTAAATCTAGCCAGTGTAGGAGGGCTTGCTCTCGCTTTTTGGATACATCGACGAATGAAGTAG
- the murC gene encoding UDP-N-acetylmuramate--L-alanine ligase: MDQARHVHFVGIGGYGMSAIARVLIDLGYKVTGSDVAMNDLARKLEARGAVIQLGHAASHVDGADIIVYSTSIPKDNPEVIAAEEKGIPVMHRSQMLARILNERTGVAVAGAHGKTTTTSMISHVLEECGVDPTFIIGGELMNAGTNAKAGSSDYVIAEADESDGSFLEYRPMYEIVTSIEPDHLEHFDGDFNNLKQAYVKFLSHLKPGGKAVLCIDDLHVREVLPTVTEQVVTYAIEEPFTQSANFKALSIECGDRRSHCQVYRNEECLGELALTVPGKHNIANALAAIIVCLDAGLSFEQIASALTTFRGAKRRFQIIGEVKDILVVDDYAHHPTEIVATLKGAKASGRRVIAVFQPQRYTRTFFLMDEFSRAFSDADEVIITDIYSPAGEAKIEGVSSEVLVQKIRENSHGGARYIPTKEELQDQLYKELQAGDLVLTMGAGDIWKSAFWLAERLGK; this comes from the coding sequence GTGGATCAGGCACGGCACGTACATTTTGTGGGCATTGGCGGATATGGCATGAGTGCCATTGCCCGCGTCTTGATCGACCTTGGATACAAGGTAACCGGTTCCGATGTCGCCATGAACGATTTGGCGAGGAAGCTGGAAGCAAGAGGGGCGGTCATTCAGTTAGGCCATGCTGCCAGCCATGTGGATGGAGCAGACATCATTGTTTACTCCACCAGCATTCCAAAGGATAATCCCGAGGTAATCGCAGCCGAGGAAAAAGGAATTCCTGTGATGCATCGTTCCCAGATGCTCGCCCGTATTCTGAATGAACGGACAGGGGTAGCAGTTGCGGGTGCACACGGAAAAACAACGACGACATCCATGATTTCTCATGTTCTGGAGGAATGTGGAGTCGACCCGACCTTTATCATTGGCGGTGAGCTGATGAATGCCGGTACCAATGCGAAGGCAGGAAGCAGCGATTACGTGATTGCCGAAGCGGATGAGAGCGATGGCTCTTTCCTCGAATACCGTCCGATGTACGAAATCGTGACAAGTATTGAGCCGGATCACCTGGAGCATTTTGATGGTGATTTCAATAATTTGAAGCAAGCATACGTAAAATTCCTGAGTCATCTGAAGCCAGGCGGCAAAGCAGTCCTGTGCATCGATGATCTGCATGTGCGTGAAGTGCTTCCGACAGTCACGGAGCAAGTCGTTACCTATGCGATTGAAGAGCCTTTTACACAATCGGCGAATTTCAAGGCGCTTTCTATCGAGTGTGGAGATCGTCGCAGCCATTGTCAGGTTTACCGCAATGAAGAATGCTTAGGGGAGCTGGCACTGACGGTTCCCGGCAAGCACAATATCGCCAATGCACTGGCGGCCATCATTGTGTGTCTGGACGCAGGCTTGTCATTTGAACAGATTGCATCTGCACTGACCACCTTCAGAGGCGCCAAGAGACGTTTTCAAATCATCGGGGAAGTAAAGGATATCCTCGTGGTTGACGATTACGCGCATCATCCGACGGAAATTGTGGCCACCCTCAAAGGGGCAAAGGCTTCCGGGCGGCGTGTTATCGCAGTCTTTCAACCGCAGCGCTATACACGCACATTCTTCCTGATGGATGAATTTAGCCGCGCGTTTTCCGATGCGGATGAAGTGATCATTACGGATATTTACTCACCGGCTGGGGAAGCCAAGATCGAAGGCGTGTCATCAGAGGTGCTGGTGCAAAAGATCCGCGAGAACAGCCATGGAGGGGCACGATACATCCCGACCAAGGAAGAGTTGCAGGATCAATTGTACAAGGAATTGCAGGCGGGTGACCTCGTTTTGACGATGGGAGCGGGCGACATTTGGAAGTCCGCCTTCTGGCTGGCGGAAAGACTCGGCAAATAA
- a CDS encoding ketoacyl-ACP synthase III: MHSSARITAIGTYVPERVLTNADLEKLVDTSDEWILQRTGIHERRIAKENEFTSHLSIAAVENMLQTYQKSLHDVDMVLVATSTPDYPFPSVASQIQAHFGIEQAGALDLQATCAGFTYALHMANALISSGLHRKVLLVAAETLSKVTDYTDRTTCILFGDGAGAVLVEQDDAHPSFRAAYLGAKGEGGIHVYRSGLSTQMTGRELAGDGCIVQNGREVYKWVATTVPKGMQEVVKQANASLEEVDWFIPHSANLRMIESVCEKSGFPIEKTLYSLEYYGNTSAATIPLALAKGIRDGAVKEGDTLLLYGFGGGLVHAGLLLTWNPS, translated from the coding sequence ATGCATTCTAGCGCACGAATAACCGCAATCGGTACGTATGTGCCAGAGCGTGTACTGACCAACGCAGATTTGGAAAAACTGGTGGATACCTCGGATGAGTGGATTTTGCAACGAACAGGCATCCACGAAAGACGGATTGCCAAGGAAAATGAATTTACCAGCCATCTGTCTATCGCGGCTGTGGAAAATATGCTTCAGACCTATCAAAAATCCCTTCACGATGTCGATATGGTGTTAGTCGCGACGTCGACCCCTGACTATCCGTTTCCGAGCGTGGCCAGTCAGATCCAAGCCCATTTCGGCATCGAGCAGGCCGGAGCGCTCGATTTGCAAGCGACGTGCGCCGGTTTTACGTACGCCTTGCACATGGCAAATGCTCTGATCAGCTCGGGACTGCATCGAAAGGTACTCTTGGTAGCTGCAGAAACGTTGTCAAAGGTCACGGATTACACGGATCGGACGACATGCATCCTGTTTGGGGATGGTGCTGGAGCTGTTCTGGTTGAGCAAGACGACGCCCATCCAAGCTTTCGTGCTGCTTATTTGGGCGCCAAGGGGGAAGGAGGCATTCACGTGTATCGGTCGGGCTTGTCCACTCAGATGACAGGTCGCGAGCTTGCCGGCGACGGATGCATTGTTCAAAACGGCAGAGAAGTGTACAAATGGGTAGCCACTACGGTCCCCAAAGGAATGCAGGAAGTGGTCAAACAGGCGAATGCGAGTCTGGAGGAGGTCGATTGGTTCATTCCGCACAGTGCGAATTTGCGCATGATTGAATCCGTTTGTGAAAAAAGCGGCTTCCCCATCGAGAAGACACTCTACAGTCTCGAGTATTACGGCAATACGTCTGCCGCGACCATCCCGCTCGCACTCGCGAAAGGAATCCGAGATGGGGCGGTAAAAGAAGGAGACACACTGCTCCTGTACGGCTTTGGGGGTGGACTCGTCCACGCTGGACTGCTTCTGACCTGGAATCCATCCTAA
- a CDS encoding valine--tRNA ligase — MSSQPTQDIDQLLPKNYDPKAAETKWYPYWIQKQFFKAERDPNKRPFTIVIPPPNVTGKLHLGHALDTTLQDIITRTKRMQDYSTLFLPGMDHAGIATQARVEATLREEGISRHDLGREKFVEKVWEWKHIYASHIREQWEKLGLALDYSRERFTMDEGLSRAVREVFVRLYEKGLIYRGNRIINWDPAARTALSDIEVIYKEVKGALHHMRYPLSDGSGYIEVATTRPETMLGDTAVAVHPEDERYKNLVGKTVILPIVGREIPIVADDYVDPEFGSGAVKITPAHDPNDFELGLRHNLPQIVVMDETGTMNEQAGIYKGMDRFACRKQIIKDLSEQGVMFKVEEHIHQVGHSERSDAVVEPYLSTQWFVKMQPLADEALANAASEESVKFVPERFKNNYLRWIENIRDWCISRQLWWGHRIPAWYCADCGETIVSREDVTECPSCHSHKLEQDNDVLDTWFSSGLWPFSTLGWPDDSEDMKYFYPTNVLVTGYDIIFFWVARMIFSGMEFTGKNPFETVLIHGIIRDSEGRKMSKSLGNGVDPMEVIEKYGADALRYTLATGNSPGNDQRFYWEKVEANRNFANKIWNASRFALMNLEGFRYEDIDLGGELTTPDKWILSRLQATIADATRLTDAFEFGEVGRVLYNFIWDDLCDWYIEMAKLPLYGTDEAAKKTTQSVLVTVLDQTLRLLHPFMPFITEEIWQALPHQGESITVAAWPTVKEEWIFADAEAEMNLLMEVIRSVRNIRAEVNVPMSKKIELLIKPSDAISAERLTRGQDYITRFCNPERLEISEQLATPDKAMSAIITGAEMFLPLAGLIDLDQEIKRLDKELATLHSEVERIEKKLNNAGFMAKAPEKVVAEERAKMADYMEKRDKVIARLAELKSE; from the coding sequence ATGTCATCTCAACCAACACAAGACATCGACCAGCTGCTGCCGAAAAACTATGATCCAAAAGCGGCTGAAACCAAATGGTATCCCTATTGGATTCAAAAGCAATTTTTCAAAGCGGAGCGCGATCCGAACAAACGACCATTTACGATCGTGATTCCCCCGCCAAACGTAACAGGGAAGCTCCATCTGGGCCATGCGCTGGATACGACCCTGCAGGACATCATCACGCGGACTAAGCGGATGCAAGACTACAGCACGTTGTTCCTGCCGGGAATGGACCATGCAGGGATTGCGACGCAAGCGCGTGTTGAAGCAACACTGCGTGAGGAAGGCATCTCCCGTCATGACCTCGGCCGCGAAAAGTTCGTGGAAAAGGTGTGGGAGTGGAAGCACATTTACGCATCGCACATCCGTGAGCAGTGGGAAAAGCTGGGCCTGGCCCTCGATTATTCCCGCGAGCGCTTTACGATGGATGAGGGCCTGTCCCGCGCTGTTCGCGAAGTGTTTGTTCGCCTCTATGAAAAAGGGCTGATCTATCGCGGCAACCGTATCATCAACTGGGACCCTGCGGCTCGCACTGCACTTTCCGACATCGAAGTAATCTATAAGGAAGTAAAAGGTGCCCTGCACCATATGCGCTACCCGCTCTCTGATGGCTCTGGCTACATCGAGGTGGCGACGACCCGTCCGGAAACCATGCTGGGCGATACTGCGGTAGCGGTACACCCGGAGGACGAGCGCTACAAAAACCTGGTTGGCAAAACCGTCATTCTGCCAATCGTAGGACGCGAAATTCCGATCGTGGCGGACGATTATGTCGATCCTGAATTTGGTTCAGGTGCAGTGAAAATCACGCCAGCACACGACCCGAACGACTTTGAACTGGGACTTCGACACAACCTGCCGCAAATCGTGGTCATGGATGAGACGGGTACGATGAATGAGCAGGCAGGCATTTACAAAGGCATGGATCGTTTCGCTTGCCGCAAGCAGATCATCAAAGACCTGAGCGAGCAAGGTGTCATGTTCAAGGTCGAGGAGCACATTCACCAAGTGGGACACAGCGAGCGCAGCGATGCTGTCGTAGAGCCTTACCTGTCCACACAATGGTTCGTAAAAATGCAGCCGCTGGCAGATGAAGCCCTCGCAAATGCAGCGAGCGAAGAGAGCGTGAAGTTTGTACCGGAGCGCTTTAAAAACAACTATCTGCGCTGGATCGAGAATATCCGCGACTGGTGCATTTCCCGTCAGCTGTGGTGGGGACACCGCATTCCTGCATGGTATTGCGCCGATTGCGGCGAGACGATCGTATCCCGCGAAGATGTGACGGAGTGCCCGAGCTGCCACAGCCACAAGCTGGAGCAGGACAACGACGTGCTCGATACATGGTTCTCTTCCGGTCTGTGGCCGTTTTCCACGCTGGGCTGGCCGGATGACAGCGAAGACATGAAGTACTTCTATCCGACGAATGTACTCGTAACAGGCTACGATATCATCTTCTTCTGGGTAGCCCGCATGATTTTCAGCGGGATGGAATTCACCGGGAAAAATCCGTTTGAAACGGTACTGATTCACGGCATCATTCGCGACTCCGAAGGGCGCAAGATGTCCAAGTCGCTCGGCAACGGTGTCGATCCGATGGAAGTCATTGAAAAATACGGGGCAGATGCCTTGCGCTATACGCTGGCAACAGGCAACTCTCCAGGGAATGACCAACGTTTCTATTGGGAGAAGGTTGAGGCAAACCGTAACTTTGCCAACAAGATCTGGAACGCATCTCGCTTTGCTTTGATGAATCTGGAAGGCTTCCGCTACGAAGATATCGACCTCGGCGGTGAACTCACCACGCCAGACAAGTGGATATTATCCCGCCTGCAAGCGACGATCGCGGATGCGACCCGCCTGACGGATGCATTTGAATTCGGGGAAGTTGGCCGTGTGCTCTACAACTTCATCTGGGACGATTTGTGCGACTGGTACATCGAAATGGCGAAGCTGCCGCTCTACGGAACCGATGAGGCAGCGAAAAAGACTACGCAATCCGTCCTGGTCACCGTGCTCGATCAGACATTGCGCCTGCTGCACCCATTCATGCCATTCATCACTGAAGAAATTTGGCAGGCTCTGCCGCACCAGGGCGAAAGCATCACGGTAGCTGCCTGGCCGACTGTGAAGGAAGAGTGGATTTTTGCCGATGCCGAAGCGGAGATGAATCTCTTGATGGAGGTCATCCGCAGCGTTCGCAACATCCGTGCAGAAGTGAATGTACCGATGTCCAAGAAAATCGAGCTGTTGATCAAGCCGAGCGATGCGATTTCCGCCGAGCGCCTGACACGCGGTCAAGACTACATCACTCGATTCTGCAATCCGGAGCGTCTGGAAATCAGCGAGCAGCTGGCGACACCGGATAAAGCGATGTCGGCCATCATCACGGGAGCTGAGATGTTCTTGCCGCTGGCTGGCCTGATCGATCTGGATCAGGAAATCAAGCGTCTGGATAAAGAACTGGCCACCCTGCACAGCGAAGTAGAGCGCATCGAAAAGAAATTGAACAATGCAGGCTTTATGGCGAAAGCTCCAGAAAAAGTCGTAGCAGAAGAAAGAGCCAAAATGGCGGACTACATGGAAAAGCGGGATAAAGTGATCGCTCGACTTGCTGAATTGAAGAGCGAATGA